GGCTGATGTTGTCCCGCCTACCACCGGCGTCACGTCTGCCGTGTCTGCGGTTTTGTGCTGCTGCCTGCCGAAAACTGGGAGCGCCACCCCAAAAACTGAGGGCACAGGCAGTCAGGCACCGCCGGGCCACACGGAAACACACCAGACCTCCATCGTCCTCAGAAAAAAGTCACTTTGTTGTCAGTCGTTACACAGGCTTGCTTCTCTCTTTGTCACCgtagttttttttttacaacactGTTAATTAAAATTACGGCCACCACCTCGCCAAATGTCTGAACTTACTAATAACCGATGGCTTTTGGGTCAGCGTATGCAGCAGTGTCAAAGGCCTGAGCGTGTAGTTCACGCGTGCCATCGCTACCTAGCTCTCATTAGCGTGTCAAACTCACAGGAGTGGTTGTGGTTGGTAACTCTTTTCGTTTCAACCTTTTTTTCAGTAGCACACAGATAATGCCGAAGCTAGCTAGTAGTAACCCACATCATTCATCACAAGGGTTGGGGTTCTGTAACCTTGACCTGCACGTGGTTAGGCTGATGAAAAGCTAACCCCCCTGATCTAGCACTGGCTGGTGACGTGGCAAGCACAAGAACCAGTGAacagtgaagttagtcccatgcaCATGCTGTTATTTATGCTACGTCTGTCTACAGGCTACGAGCAGAGACGATAGCAGAGCAGAGCGTGGTCCCCTGAGAGCAGAGAACGAGGAGGTGAACGGCAACGGCATCTATCCTGAAAACTGCAATCCACTGCACTTCACCACCCAGCGCGCACACAACAAATGGGCTCCGCCGCTGCTCCAAAACCACGTCCGCGCCCGCCCGCCGCTTCTCGCCCCGTCCGCCGATAGTTTGGGGTCTTCATATGCCGGCATGCCGCCTATAAATCCTCGGCCTCCCCTGCATCTGGCAACACATCCATCGTCCTCGTCCTCAGTCCTAACTCACTCCTTGTGCTTTCAGTTTCAGTGCGTGCCACTCGATCACTGCGTGCTAGCTTCTAGAGCTGCTGCTTCTTTTTACTAGCCTTCCTTTGCTACTGCAAGTCCAAGTCTGCAACTGCATAGACCCGAGAGATGTCGACGGTGAGCCGTGCATCCCTTGACCAGAAGCTTGCCCTCGCCAAGCGATGCTCGCGAGGTACGTAGGTGTAGTGGTGTACATACTGCATTAGATGGCCTCAAACAAGCTTGCCTCGAAGCGCTATGTATATGTAGTAGTAGTAGCGTAGTACACTGATCTAACTGATGCTTCTGTATCCACATGTCGTCTGCAGAGGCGACCCTTGCCGGAGCCAAGGCGGCAGCTGTGGCAACTATCGCCTCCGCGATTCCCACCGTGAGTTTCATTCCATCTAAGCCTGTACCTATGTACCTCACCATGTTCGTAACCTCTGTTGTTTCAGCTGGCGAGCGTTCGGATGCTGCCATGGGCGAAGGCCAACATCAACCCCACCGGCCAGGCTCTCATCATCTCTACAGTTGCCGGGATGGCCTATTTCATCGCCGCCGACAAGAAGATATTGTCATTAGCGAGGCGGCACTCGTTTGAGGAGGCTCCTGAGCACCTCAGGAACACCTCCTTCCAGGGCACCGGTCGCCTGCACCCGGCTTTCTTCAGGCCATGAGACATCCGTCTACCTCTTCGTCAGTATATGCACCAGATGCCGTCGATGTTTCACCAAAAAAAAAGATGCCGTCGATGACTGAATAATAAACTGCTAGCTAGGCTGACGCTCTAGTCGCGCACTAATCATCATCGATGTACTAGTAATATTACTCCAGTAGTACTATATATCGTTGTAATTACTTTGTACTTTGCTGGGCAATTCAGAATGAATGCAAATTTAATTTATGTTCCTAATTAACCAACTTTATGTGCTATTTTTCTGATAAAAAATCTATCTTCATATCAGTAGTGGCCATAGCCATATACATTGCCGTTGCAGAAAGAAAAAGATGGTGTACTATTTTTACCATCTCTGACCGGAGAGCCTTGACAAAACCTCTACATAAAAGAGTGTAACAAAAATGTTCGTATATACGTACATATATTTTCTAAATTTTTTACTATTTACCTTTTCCAGTCCTAGGACTGGAAAGCCGAAACGGGTCACTGATCTGCGTATACGGCACGTGCTTGGAGCAGTGACAGTGGCTTGTTAATTAGTTGTTGACGTGTGTCCGGAATCCATGCACCGTGTCAAACTTACACTGGTTTACTAATACTGTAACAATTAATTAATAATTCATGTGCGAAGGAATTTGAAGCCTCATGGAGCCTCAGCGACTCAGCTAGTAGTTTTGTGAGATTGTCCTTCTGCATTATCGCTAGCCCAGTAGCCAGCCTATCCAGTAGAATGGCAAAAGGTGGTAATCCTGTGGTATGCCATGCATAGCACACTGGTTGCGTTTATACCATGAGTTCAGATATGCAGCGAAACAAAATTGGAAGGAGTTTAGGTCTAGCTCTGTTGTCAATAAAAGTAGCTTAGTTTGGATGAAGACTTAGATATAGACACTAGTACAGCCGGATTGGATTGGATCTGAAAATTGGAGGAGACAGCGGAGGATAAGCTATCGATGCCGTACACGCACTACTCGAGTGAGTGGGGGCGCAAAAGCTCGCAGCAGAAAGGCTAAGAGGAAAATTCACCAGCGGTCCACAAAGTTGGCATAAGGTGTCACTTAGGTCCCCGAACTTTCaaagtgatatatgtaggtctctaaagttggcagagggtgtcatctaggtcccaaaCTTTTAAAGTGATCACcggaggtccctaaacttggcagagggtgtcatccaggtcccaaactttcaaagtgatcaccgcaggtccctaaacttggcagagggtgtcatccaggtcccaaactttcaaagtgatcaccgcaggtccctaaacttggcagagggtgtcatccaggtcccaaaTACTGTAGCGATTCGGCACagaattttaaaaaaagaaatctaaaTTTTGGTAATGTAGCTACGTTCTGCagaaaattctaaaaattgtatctttttaatACGATCTCGcacgaagatgatttttatataaaagttgtagctctcgacgggatctacaactttctagttttgagttttttaatttgaggtcGCTAATAcactcaaaaaaattaaataaattttcagcagtatattaatcgcgtacgaacgcttgtcgccttgaaaaaacatatctttcttatatgctatcaaatggagatactttttatatgaaaGATGTAgcgctcgatgagatctacaatattctaattttgagtttttcaatttgaagtctttaagatgttcaaaaaaatttaAAATGCAAAACCACTATACATGAACTGAAATCAGCATTTTAACTTTTTTAGCATCTTACCGACCTTAAATTAAAAACTCATAATTAGAAAGTTGTAGGTTTCATCGAgcgctacaatttttatatagaaATTATCTCTATCAGATGACATATAAAGAAGATTTGTTTTTTTGGCGACAAGCGttcgtacgcgattaatatactgctgaaaatttatttaatttttttgagtgTATTAGCAacctcaaattaaaaaactcaaaactagaaagttgtagatcccgtcgagagctacaacttttatataaaaatcatcttcgtgCGAGATCGTattaaaaagatacaatttttagaattttctGCAGAATGTAGCTACATTACCAAAAtttagatttctttttttaaaattatGTGCCGAATCGCTACAGTATTTGGGACATGGATGACACCCtttgccaagtttagggacctgcggtgatcactttgaaagtttgggacctggatgacaccctctgccaagtttagggacctccgatgatcactttgaaagtttgggacctagatgacaccctcTGCCAACTTTAGGGACCTACAGATATCACTTTAAAAGTTCGGAAACCTAAATGACACCTTGTGCCAACTTCATGGACCGCTGGTGAATTTTCCTCGAAAGGCAAAGTAGCCCACAGACCAAGACGCCACGGCGTCGGTGGTCTCCACAGCTGCCCTGCCCATCCGACAACTGGGAACGCCACCAAAAACTGCTCACTTCCAGTTCCGTATATACTTCGGCCTTGTTTAGTTGTATGATGTAAAGTTTTGTATGACGTAAAGTTTTGATGTGTCACGTCGGTTGTTCAGATACTAttgaaaaaataaattatagaattcgtCAGGAATCGTGAGATAattttattaagtctaattaatccagcATTAGTATATGTATTACTGTGGCATTTTATTATCAAATTATGGCATAGTTAGGTTTAAAATATTCGTCTTGCAAAGTAGTCGaaatctgtataattagttatttttttagtctatatttaatagttCATGTATGTGTCGAACATTTGATGGGAGAAGCTGTAAATTTTTGGAGGAGAAACGAACAAGGCCGTAACATATTGCCTGCGTTCTCTGTACTACTGCGGTCAAACTGTCTCAGTACGTCGTACTGGCCGGTTGGTGAGATTGTTTTGACCATTCAGTAGTCCATCCATGAGTGGCACACGGATGTCGGCCAACCTTAGAGCATGGTcttctttctctgggtttgaGCACTGCGCACACGATTAGGCTTGGGCAGTAATCCAGTTTAGTGACATCTCATAGCACTAAACTACTGGCCTTGTTTCTTGCACGCATTTGTTTTCAGTTTCTGTGTACTCTGGACGGTGATGACAAGTACTCGTACTGGAAGCAgtaaagtactccctccgtcccaaaaacaAGTGATGTTCTCGTTTCCCGAGAAACGACTACCGGCAattatatattaaaatatataaatatttatgctAAGTAATTAGTATCATCGAAAAGATCTTTttgtctagttttttaacaaatttatttgaagatgtaaatattgcacgtattttctacaaatcgagtcaaacttgtggcatgAAAACCCAAAACGTcgtttattttgggacggagggagtaggtgaTGGAATCCCATGATACATGCACGAGTGGATAGCAGAGAGGCAACACATGGGCTTCGTTTCGCCCAAAACCAAAACCAGGTTCTTGCCCGCCGCTTCTCCTCGGCCGGGCAAGTATCTTTCGAGCACATTCAAATACATGTTAAGACCCCTTCACTTGCTGACTACATTCTGAATGTTGCAATGTTGCAGAGAACCAtacaaaatatgcaatgttgcaaTGTTTTGCCGGACTTCCTCCCTGGCTTACCATTGTTACTAACATGCACGTCACGTGTGTATGTCGCCATCGCCAAACCTATAAGGCCGCCTATGCATGGCCCCTTAAAAAAGAAGCTTAGAAGATAAACACATTCATGTTTTTATACAACCTAAATAAGTTAAACAATTTTTTTTGCAGTAAGTGATAATAATAAACAATTATGCGCATCCTAGAAACAAAAGAGCAAGTGTGGTTATTACtcgctccgtcccaaaataagtgatgttttatatttgtcctaagtcaaaccatttcAAGTTTAACCAATTTTGTAAGAAAGAacatcaatatttatgacacaaAATAGGTagaatatgaaaatatatttcatggtgaATTTAATAGTACTTATTTGGAATAAAAAACAttagtacttttttatataaatttagtcaaatttgaaatagtttgacttaggataaaacTAAAACATCACTTGTtttaggacggagagagtatTTGGTAGAGGAAAAGTGCTTCTGGGCTTTACGTGCGGGATAGTAACTCTACGTCATAGGCCTCATCATGGATGGCCGCGTAGAGAAATATCCACATGTCCAACTTGATAAATCAAGGGTTTGAGATGTTGAATCA
The nucleotide sequence above comes from Miscanthus floridulus cultivar M001 chromosome 18, ASM1932011v1, whole genome shotgun sequence. Encoded proteins:
- the LOC136522249 gene encoding early nodulin-93-like, with translation MSTVSRASLDQKLALAKRCSREATLAGAKAAAVATIASAIPTLASVRMLPWAKANINPTGQALIISTVAGMAYFIAADKKILSLARRHSFEEAPEHLRNTSFQGTGRLHPAFFRP